A DNA window from Thermococcus sp. 4557 contains the following coding sequences:
- a CDS encoding magnesium-dependent phosphatase-1 — MKLLVLDLDGTLWDHEDASRLTPPYDFHGDYLVDSTGEGLHLFPGVREFLEWASGRFVLSIASWNVEERVRPILKGFGLWDYFIFPKIENHPDKADMIARTLRELELSGYDVDMVIYVDDRDIHVEDVKTAVSAIRFIHMWRDAKSFEELRGLLERMG; from the coding sequence ATGAAGCTGTTAGTCCTTGATCTTGACGGTACCCTTTGGGACCATGAGGATGCATCCCGGCTTACGCCGCCATACGATTTCCACGGTGATTATCTGGTTGATTCTACAGGAGAGGGACTCCATCTCTTCCCGGGGGTCAGAGAGTTCCTTGAATGGGCGAGTGGTAGGTTCGTTCTGAGTATAGCGAGCTGGAACGTTGAGGAGAGGGTCAGGCCGATCCTCAAGGGATTTGGTCTCTGGGACTACTTCATTTTTCCGAAAATTGAGAACCACCCTGACAAGGCGGACATGATAGCGAGAACACTCCGGGAGCTGGAGCTCTCTGGATACGATGTTGATATGGTCATCTACGTGGACGACAGGGATATACACGTCGAAGATGTTAAAACCGCCGTCTCTGCTATTCGGTTCATCCACATGTGGAGAGATGCCAAAAGTTTTGAGGAGTTGAGGGGACTTTTGGAAAGGATGGGGTGA
- a CDS encoding DUF366 family protein yields the protein MELLIVKDRRIDYDGSAIGSHWAYRNFGILGNSLVVFRGKCDVKVEEMIDIEDLRASKEIKSDDMVHYIIEVFDLVNTLFASTLQKLFIAKLCEVLGEYGVKTHRKGDDIYVNGKKLSISIATVSPVSVKIHIGINVEARGIPEGVDAIGLRELGITDVEDFMERTGKALVEEFKKVKKDSLKVRWAQ from the coding sequence ATGGAACTGCTAATAGTGAAGGACAGGCGTATTGACTACGACGGCTCGGCCATTGGTAGCCACTGGGCCTACAGGAACTTTGGAATCCTCGGGAACTCGCTCGTGGTTTTCAGAGGGAAGTGCGACGTCAAAGTGGAAGAGATGATCGACATCGAGGATCTCCGCGCGAGCAAGGAAATCAAGAGCGATGACATGGTTCACTACATAATCGAGGTCTTTGACCTCGTAAACACGCTCTTCGCCTCAACGCTCCAGAAGCTGTTCATAGCCAAGCTCTGCGAGGTTTTGGGAGAATATGGCGTGAAAACCCATAGGAAGGGCGACGACATATACGTGAACGGCAAGAAGCTCAGCATCTCGATAGCCACCGTTTCGCCGGTCAGCGTCAAGATTCACATTGGAATAAACGTGGAAGCAAGGGGAATCCCAGAAGGTGTTGATGCCATCGGCCTCAGAGAACTCGGCATTACCGACGTTGAGGACTTCATGGAGAGAACCGGAAAGGCCCTCGTGGAGGAGTTCAAAAAGGTGAAGAAGGACAGCCTGAAGGTCAGGTGGGCTCAGTAG
- a CDS encoding membrane protein, which produces MLPGWLIYAGVAAAFILLAIGVTKKLGEEYAWVNRKIIHFSIVPAVLMFYYGKIPADVFGVSAFIFGVFQLWPHIKKREFSWYQIEHNYGEVFFAFSASVIPLILPLEYATALLLAMAISDGITGIIRHYYFRRHGFNVKLRKHWTGSLGYLATALAIAFLLLDAGAMGKIGWAVILTLAEYQGWLDDNLAVPLVGSLLFLLY; this is translated from the coding sequence ATGCTCCCTGGCTGGCTAATCTATGCGGGTGTGGCTGCTGCTTTCATACTGCTGGCTATCGGTGTAACCAAAAAACTCGGAGAGGAGTACGCCTGGGTGAACAGGAAGATAATCCACTTCAGCATAGTCCCGGCGGTTCTGATGTTCTACTACGGAAAAATTCCAGCAGATGTCTTCGGCGTCTCGGCCTTTATCTTTGGTGTCTTCCAACTGTGGCCGCATATCAAAAAGAGGGAGTTCTCGTGGTATCAGATAGAGCACAACTACGGTGAGGTCTTCTTCGCGTTCTCGGCATCCGTGATTCCACTCATACTCCCACTCGAATACGCGACCGCCCTGTTGCTCGCGATGGCAATAAGCGATGGAATTACGGGAATAATACGGCACTACTACTTCAGGCGGCACGGCTTCAACGTCAAGCTGAGAAAGCACTGGACTGGAAGCCTCGGCTACCTTGCTACAGCGCTGGCGATAGCGTTTCTGCTGCTTGATGCGGGTGCGATGGGAAAAATAGGATGGGCGGTCATCCTGACTCTGGCCGAGTACCAGGGCTGGCTCGACGATAACCTGGCGGTTCCTCTGGTGGGGAGTCTTCTCTTTCTCCTCTACTGA
- the lysS gene encoding lysine--tRNA ligase — protein sequence MVHWADYMAEKIIRERGDRDEYVVESGITPSGYVHIGNFREFFTAYIVGHALRDRGKKVRHIHMWDDYDRFRKVPRNVPPEWKEHLTRPVREVPDPWGCHNSYAEHFMAIFEEEVSKLGIEVDFLHASELYRSGEYAEEIKLALAKRDEIKAILDKYRERAKQPPLEEGWQPVMVYCPECRKEAEFVSWDGEWKVSYKCPHCGREGETDIREGNVKLRWRVDWPMRWAHFKVDFEPAGKDHLAAGGSYDTGREIVEKIFGWPSPIDLMYEFVGIKGQKGKMSGSKGNVILLSDLYEVLEPGIIRFIYAKARPNKELKIDLGLGLLNLYDEFDKVERIYFGLERAKNPEEEEELKRTYELSMPKVPDRLTAQAPFRFLVTLVQMPHLDEEGIIRVLQEQGHVPGELGEDDVERIRLRIRLARNWVEKYAPDNVKFSILERPPGIELRPEIRDAMLEVAGWLEAHGGFTVDELNNAIYDAAKKREIPSKEWFKALYNVFIGKDRGPRLASFLASLDRDFVIRRLRLEG from the coding sequence ATGGTTCATTGGGCAGACTACATGGCTGAAAAGATTATCCGGGAACGCGGCGATAGGGATGAATACGTTGTGGAGAGCGGAATAACGCCGAGCGGTTACGTTCACATAGGGAACTTTAGGGAGTTCTTCACGGCCTACATAGTGGGCCACGCCCTCAGGGACAGGGGGAAGAAGGTCAGGCACATCCACATGTGGGACGACTACGACCGCTTTAGGAAGGTGCCGAGGAACGTGCCGCCCGAGTGGAAGGAGCACCTCACGAGGCCGGTTCGTGAGGTTCCGGACCCGTGGGGCTGCCACAACAGCTACGCGGAGCACTTCATGGCCATATTCGAAGAGGAAGTGTCGAAGCTCGGCATAGAGGTGGACTTCCTCCACGCGAGCGAGCTGTACAGGTCCGGCGAGTACGCCGAGGAGATAAAGCTCGCCCTGGCCAAGCGCGATGAGATAAAGGCCATACTCGACAAATACCGCGAGAGGGCCAAGCAGCCGCCCCTTGAGGAGGGCTGGCAGCCGGTCATGGTTTACTGTCCAGAATGCAGGAAGGAGGCGGAGTTCGTTTCGTGGGACGGCGAGTGGAAGGTCTCCTACAAGTGCCCCCACTGCGGCAGGGAGGGCGAGACGGACATAAGGGAGGGCAACGTCAAGCTCCGCTGGCGCGTTGACTGGCCGATGCGCTGGGCTCACTTCAAGGTGGACTTCGAGCCGGCCGGAAAGGACCACCTGGCAGCCGGCGGCTCGTACGACACCGGCAGGGAGATAGTTGAGAAAATCTTCGGCTGGCCCTCACCCATAGACCTCATGTACGAGTTCGTCGGAATCAAGGGGCAGAAGGGCAAGATGTCCGGCAGCAAGGGCAACGTTATACTCCTCAGCGACCTCTACGAGGTGCTCGAGCCGGGAATAATCCGCTTTATATATGCGAAGGCGAGGCCGAACAAGGAGCTCAAGATAGACCTCGGCCTGGGCCTGCTCAACCTCTACGACGAGTTCGACAAGGTGGAGCGCATATACTTCGGCCTTGAGCGGGCCAAGAACCCGGAGGAGGAAGAGGAGCTGAAGAGGACGTATGAGCTCTCGATGCCGAAGGTTCCCGACAGGCTGACCGCGCAGGCGCCCTTCAGGTTCCTGGTCACGCTCGTCCAGATGCCGCACCTCGACGAGGAGGGCATAATCCGCGTTCTCCAGGAGCAGGGTCACGTTCCGGGGGAGCTCGGCGAAGATGACGTCGAGCGCATAAGGCTCCGCATACGCTTGGCTAGGAACTGGGTTGAGAAGTACGCCCCCGACAACGTGAAGTTCAGCATCCTTGAAAGGCCCCCGGGGATCGAGCTTAGGCCTGAAATCCGGGATGCCATGCTCGAGGTCGCGGGGTGGCTTGAGGCCCACGGGGGCTTCACCGTTGACGAACTCAACAACGCCATCTACGACGCCGCCAAGAAGCGCGAGATCCCGAGCAAGGAGTGGTTCAAGGCGCTCTACAACGTCTTCATCGGCAAGGACCGCGGTCCAAGGCTCGCGAGCTTCCTGGCTTCCCTGGACAGGGACTTCGTCATCAGGCGCCTCCGCCTGGAGGGCTGA
- a CDS encoding indolepyruvate oxidoreductase subunit beta, with protein MEFNLIITGVGGQGGLTLSRIVGNAAMHEGYNVRIGETLGMSQRYGSVLSYLRFGEEVYSPLIEEGEANLMLALEPAEALRNARFLGKDSHAVVNAYPIHTATTLVGKEKYPGLDEIEAALGRICPVYMMDFQREADRINPRTLGVLMLGYAYGKGLVPLKKDSLLEGIRLTLREKLWEINFRALERGIELAKA; from the coding sequence ATGGAGTTCAACCTCATAATCACCGGAGTCGGCGGCCAGGGTGGATTGACTCTTTCGAGGATCGTTGGGAACGCCGCCATGCACGAGGGCTACAACGTCAGAATAGGTGAAACCCTTGGAATGAGCCAGCGCTACGGCAGCGTTCTGAGCTACCTCCGTTTTGGCGAGGAGGTCTACTCACCCCTAATCGAGGAAGGGGAAGCAAACCTCATGCTCGCCCTTGAACCCGCCGAGGCGCTGAGGAACGCCCGCTTTCTGGGAAAGGACAGTCACGCGGTGGTCAACGCCTACCCGATCCACACGGCAACGACCCTCGTCGGAAAGGAGAAGTATCCGGGGCTGGACGAAATAGAGGCCGCCCTGGGAAGAATCTGCCCCGTGTACATGATGGACTTCCAGCGCGAGGCCGATAGGATAAACCCCAGGACCCTCGGCGTCCTGATGCTCGGCTACGCCTACGGAAAGGGCCTCGTACCCCTCAAGAAGGACTCCCTGCTTGAGGGAATAAGGCTCACCCTCCGGGAGAAGCTCTGGGAGATCAACTTCAGGGCCCTTGAGCGGGGAATCGAGCTCGCGAAGGCTTGA
- a CDS encoding MFS transporter — translation MFQDYGRDAKILIAANAAGQLFLQFSIFIMPFYLTVLGYDMTAMGTFFSIQTFTGGLFFLIAGQVSLRLGYRRTLIISALLGLAGRLLQVAAINDYVLALGFFLVGANMGMRQPNFTALLSEEVGEERRHHAFSISFGLGTIFNALGVLIAGFAPGFFVGLGLTEGIAYRLVISLALLQFALVIPALLMIRDVPVKNPRINWNRELVVKILKFSLPSALIGFGAGITIPYMSLYFKLQFGQTLAAISGIFFFQQLAMGLGSFGLPKLVHRIGPVKVITSFQSIAAFLFAIFPSIETFLLAALLYVVRSILMNIVWPINDSFMMGFFSTEEKATAAGIRRAFSTFMRGGGNYVGGLLFGMSLSYPFYATALLYVIATAIFYAFFIKHNK, via the coding sequence ATGTTCCAGGACTACGGCAGGGACGCGAAGATACTCATAGCGGCCAACGCGGCGGGTCAGCTGTTCCTCCAGTTCTCAATATTCATTATGCCGTTCTACCTGACGGTTTTAGGCTACGATATGACGGCGATGGGAACGTTCTTCTCGATACAGACGTTCACCGGGGGACTATTCTTCCTGATAGCCGGCCAGGTTTCCCTTCGGCTTGGTTACCGGAGAACCCTCATCATCTCGGCACTTCTCGGACTGGCCGGGAGGCTCCTCCAAGTGGCCGCGATAAACGACTACGTCCTCGCCCTCGGCTTCTTCCTGGTCGGCGCGAACATGGGGATGAGACAGCCGAACTTTACGGCGCTACTCAGCGAGGAGGTCGGCGAGGAGAGGCGCCATCATGCGTTCTCTATAAGCTTCGGCCTCGGAACTATATTCAACGCCCTGGGAGTCCTCATAGCGGGCTTCGCGCCCGGCTTCTTCGTGGGGCTCGGACTGACGGAGGGAATAGCATACAGGCTGGTCATCTCGCTGGCACTCCTCCAGTTTGCCCTCGTGATTCCGGCGTTGTTGATGATACGGGACGTTCCCGTGAAGAACCCGAGGATAAACTGGAACCGCGAGCTGGTCGTCAAGATACTCAAGTTCTCCCTCCCGAGCGCGCTGATAGGCTTTGGAGCAGGAATAACGATACCCTACATGAGCCTCTACTTCAAGCTCCAGTTCGGACAGACGCTCGCAGCCATAAGTGGGATATTCTTCTTCCAGCAGCTGGCGATGGGCCTCGGCTCCTTCGGCCTTCCAAAGCTGGTTCACAGGATAGGGCCGGTGAAGGTGATAACTTCCTTCCAGAGCATAGCGGCCTTTCTCTTCGCGATATTCCCCTCGATAGAGACGTTTCTGCTGGCGGCACTGCTCTACGTCGTCCGCTCCATCCTCATGAACATAGTCTGGCCCATAAACGACTCCTTCATGATGGGCTTCTTCTCGACCGAGGAGAAGGCCACCGCGGCGGGAATAAGGAGGGCCTTCTCAACCTTTATGCGCGGAGGAGGGAACTACGTCGGCGGCCTGCTCTTCGGCATGTCCCTGAGCTATCCGTTCTACGCGACTGCTCTGCTGTACGTCATAGCAACGGCGATATTCTACGCCTTCTTCATAAAGCACAACAAGTGA
- a CDS encoding phosphate uptake regulator PhoU, whose protein sequence is MEFRKIQFTGRSSYIISLPKKWVREHGLSQGDVVPLSVNPDGSITIFPKEPKEISERKVLTISREYSPDMAVRLVISAYIQGYDVLEIHLAEEMPIYKVKMRKVLQSLPGVEIILDEPQRMVAKSLLDEEEINLAELLNRIRSLIMSMLGDLELLIQNPGEEEILRDINDLENELDRFYFLIIRAVNRILTKRGVTEESGIIRRTFDLLGILFIVRNIERIGDHITRIAENPGEVNVPYLKEKFGQMMAQIEERDLTKIDRLMLELKGEIRSIDYRQSIALESYRRILEYLENIGETIINMALS, encoded by the coding sequence ATGGAGTTCAGAAAAATCCAATTTACCGGCAGGAGTTCATACATAATATCCCTCCCCAAGAAGTGGGTCAGGGAGCACGGCCTCAGCCAGGGAGACGTCGTTCCGCTCTCCGTAAACCCCGACGGGAGCATAACAATATTCCCCAAGGAGCCGAAGGAGATAAGCGAGAGAAAGGTCCTTACGATATCCCGTGAGTATTCCCCCGACATGGCGGTCAGACTCGTTATCTCCGCCTACATCCAGGGCTACGACGTTCTTGAGATTCACCTGGCCGAGGAGATGCCGATATACAAGGTGAAGATGCGCAAGGTTCTCCAGAGCCTTCCCGGGGTCGAGATAATCCTCGACGAGCCCCAGAGGATGGTGGCCAAGAGTCTCCTCGACGAGGAGGAGATCAACCTGGCCGAGCTCCTCAACAGGATTCGCTCGCTCATAATGTCCATGCTCGGTGACCTTGAGCTTCTCATTCAGAACCCCGGCGAGGAGGAGATACTCAGGGACATCAACGACCTCGAGAACGAGCTGGACAGGTTCTACTTCCTCATAATCCGCGCGGTCAACAGGATCCTCACCAAGCGCGGCGTCACCGAGGAGAGCGGCATAATCCGGAGGACCTTTGACCTGCTCGGCATACTCTTCATAGTCAGGAACATCGAGCGCATCGGAGACCACATAACGCGCATCGCCGAGAACCCAGGCGAGGTGAACGTTCCGTATCTCAAGGAGAAGTTCGGCCAGATGATGGCCCAGATCGAGGAGCGCGACCTCACGAAGATCGACAGGCTGATGCTCGAGCTGAAGGGAGAGATACGCTCCATCGACTACCGCCAGTCGATAGCCCTCGAGAGCTACCGCAGAATCCTCGAGTACCTTGAGAACATCGGCGAGACGATAATCAACATGGCCCTGAGCTGA
- a CDS encoding isoaspartyl peptidase/L-asparaginase family protein → MVAIIVHGGAGTIRKEERIPKVIEGVMEAVLAGWRELKRGSALDAVEEAVKALEDNPLFNAGTGSVLTLDGRVEMDAAIMRGRTLEAGAVAGIWGVKNPISVARKVMEKTDHVLLNGEGAVKFARLMGFEEYNPVTDERLKQWEELRKKLLETGETKHWKKLNELIKEYPEVLRSTVGAVAFDGEEVVAGTSTGGVFLKMFGRVGDTPIIGGGTYANEVAGASCTGLGEVAIKLALAKSATDFVRLGMDAQAASEAAISLATKYFGADTMGIIMVDAKGNVGFAKNTKHMSHAFMREGMDEPVAGV, encoded by the coding sequence ATGGTCGCGATAATAGTTCACGGCGGTGCCGGCACTATACGGAAGGAGGAGCGCATTCCAAAGGTCATCGAGGGCGTTATGGAGGCTGTTCTGGCCGGCTGGCGCGAACTCAAGAGGGGCTCTGCTTTGGATGCGGTCGAGGAGGCAGTCAAAGCCCTCGAGGACAACCCGCTCTTCAACGCGGGAACCGGGAGCGTCCTCACCCTCGACGGCAGGGTCGAGATGGACGCGGCGATAATGCGCGGAAGAACCCTTGAAGCCGGCGCCGTTGCCGGAATCTGGGGCGTCAAGAACCCCATAAGCGTCGCGAGGAAGGTGATGGAGAAGACCGACCACGTGCTCCTCAACGGCGAGGGTGCGGTTAAGTTCGCCAGGCTCATGGGCTTCGAGGAGTACAACCCGGTGACCGACGAGAGGCTGAAGCAGTGGGAGGAGCTGAGGAAAAAGCTGCTCGAAACCGGTGAGACGAAGCACTGGAAGAAGCTCAACGAGCTGATAAAGGAGTATCCCGAAGTCCTTAGGAGCACGGTCGGAGCGGTTGCCTTCGACGGCGAGGAGGTAGTTGCGGGAACCTCAACCGGTGGGGTGTTCCTCAAGATGTTCGGCAGGGTTGGCGACACCCCGATAATCGGTGGCGGAACCTACGCCAACGAAGTTGCGGGTGCCTCCTGCACAGGTCTCGGTGAGGTGGCGATAAAGCTCGCCCTGGCCAAGAGCGCCACCGACTTCGTCCGCCTAGGAATGGACGCCCAGGCAGCCAGCGAGGCCGCGATAAGCCTCGCCACGAAGTACTTCGGCGCCGATACGATGGGCATAATAATGGTTGATGCCAAGGGCAACGTGGGCTTCGCGAAGAATACGAAGCACATGAGCCACGCCTTCATGAGGGAGGGAATGGACGAACCCGTAGCGGGGGTTTGA
- a CDS encoding MFS transporter, translating into MDRALRDIWLLNFSTFFFFLGISVVNPIISPFAITLNATPFLVGLVAGVASVVSLFSKPIGGLIGDRGYRFQAMMAGNALGMLAGLLYVTSAFLGNLWIFAFARAIHGFSMGIFFPSSLSTAVDLAPEGRVGETLGWRGMMFSLGNIIGPALGGYLSDILGFVGAFSFTVAFSLVGLALVVPVWLDGRKAVARREERHEDVSYSELLRSYFVAASLALFFFSFSYAGVITYLPALYKVLGMPQSLFGFYMMVIGISSFVMRLVGGRSADRMGPIPVIRAGMLFVILGYIVLILYSLPPYSYVSALLIGAGFGLSVPAMQLMALGNLPARIRTMGSSVYTMFFDLGMLGGQVTLGYVAGIRGYAGVFPLLPFIAAASLIIVHAPLILGGRKK; encoded by the coding sequence ATCGACAGAGCGCTCCGGGACATCTGGCTCCTCAACTTCTCGACCTTCTTTTTCTTCCTGGGAATAAGCGTAGTCAACCCCATAATATCGCCCTTCGCGATAACCCTCAACGCCACGCCTTTTCTCGTTGGCCTGGTCGCGGGGGTTGCCTCCGTCGTCTCCCTGTTCTCAAAGCCCATCGGCGGCCTCATAGGGGATAGAGGTTATCGGTTCCAGGCCATGATGGCCGGCAACGCCCTTGGAATGCTGGCCGGGCTCCTCTACGTAACTTCCGCGTTCCTTGGAAACCTGTGGATATTCGCCTTCGCCAGGGCGATCCACGGCTTCTCCATGGGGATATTCTTTCCCTCGAGCCTCTCCACCGCAGTTGACCTCGCACCGGAGGGGCGCGTCGGCGAGACTCTGGGCTGGAGGGGCATGATGTTCTCCCTCGGCAACATAATCGGCCCTGCCCTCGGAGGCTATCTCTCCGACATCCTCGGCTTCGTCGGGGCATTCTCCTTCACAGTGGCGTTCTCCCTCGTTGGCCTCGCCCTCGTAGTCCCGGTCTGGCTCGATGGCAGAAAGGCCGTTGCCAGAAGGGAGGAGAGGCACGAGGACGTCAGCTACTCCGAGCTCCTCAGGAGCTATTTCGTTGCCGCGTCGCTGGCCCTGTTCTTCTTCTCCTTCTCCTACGCCGGTGTCATAACGTACCTCCCCGCGCTCTACAAGGTGCTGGGGATGCCCCAGAGCCTGTTCGGCTTCTACATGATGGTCATCGGGATATCGAGCTTCGTAATGAGGCTCGTGGGCGGCAGGAGCGCCGACAGGATGGGTCCGATTCCGGTCATACGTGCCGGCATGCTCTTCGTTATCCTCGGCTACATAGTGCTGATCCTTTACAGCCTACCTCCCTACTCATACGTCAGCGCACTCCTCATCGGCGCGGGCTTCGGCCTCTCCGTTCCCGCGATGCAGCTCATGGCCCTTGGAAACCTTCCCGCGAGGATACGGACGATGGGTTCGAGCGTCTACACGATGTTCTTCGACCTCGGGATGCTTGGGGGCCAGGTAACCCTCGGCTACGTCGCCGGCATCAGGGGTTACGCCGGGGTCTTTCCGCTGCTCCCGTTCATAGCGGCCGCATCGCTTATAATAGTCCACGCGCCCCTCATACTCGGAGGTAGGAAAAAATGA
- a CDS encoding radical SAM protein, with protein MKIRVSYGTAIAMGLVRARMLARPTAAYLMTYHDGRCRNNCAFCPQARGSRADLKKLSRITWPAFDVEDVVEALPAGRFARICLQTVDYPGLVSDVIELLDLFHPLGLPISVSITPVDRETLEEFKSRGVDYIGVGLDVASERLYPGIKDSLYSWDEMWRFTRDVIDVFGDGKAIIHLIIGLGETDREAVETIWRAYSMGVWVSLFAFTPIRGTRLENARPPSLARYRRIQVAHYLIKEGLVTPEDFEFDESDSLIGFGIDREKLAELIPPEVFATHGCPGCNRPYYNERPKKEPYNFPESPERDYVMRVLDSIL; from the coding sequence ATGAAGATTAGGGTCTCCTACGGAACAGCCATAGCCATGGGACTCGTAAGGGCCAGGATGCTCGCTAGGCCAACCGCCGCGTACCTCATGACGTACCACGACGGCCGCTGCCGCAACAACTGCGCCTTCTGTCCCCAGGCGAGGGGGAGCAGAGCAGACCTGAAGAAGCTCTCCAGGATAACCTGGCCTGCCTTCGACGTGGAGGACGTTGTTGAGGCCCTCCCTGCGGGCCGCTTCGCGAGGATATGCCTTCAGACGGTTGACTATCCCGGCCTGGTCTCCGACGTCATCGAACTCCTCGACCTTTTCCATCCGCTGGGCCTTCCAATCTCGGTCTCGATAACCCCCGTGGATAGGGAAACCCTCGAGGAGTTCAAATCGAGGGGGGTTGACTACATCGGTGTCGGCCTCGACGTGGCCAGCGAGAGGCTCTACCCTGGGATAAAGGACTCCCTCTACTCGTGGGACGAGATGTGGCGTTTCACGAGAGACGTTATCGATGTCTTCGGCGATGGAAAGGCCATCATCCACCTTATAATCGGGCTCGGAGAGACCGACAGGGAAGCCGTCGAGACCATCTGGAGGGCGTACTCGATGGGTGTCTGGGTTTCCCTCTTCGCCTTCACACCCATAAGGGGAACCCGCCTTGAGAACGCGAGGCCCCCGAGCCTCGCGAGGTACAGGAGAATCCAGGTGGCGCATTACCTCATAAAGGAGGGGCTTGTCACACCGGAGGATTTCGAGTTCGATGAGAGCGACTCCCTCATTGGCTTTGGAATCGACAGGGAAAAGCTTGCCGAACTCATTCCACCCGAGGTTTTCGCCACCCACGGCTGCCCCGGCTGCAACAGGCCGTACTACAATGAAAGACCCAAAAAAGAACCCTACAACTTCCCCGAAAGTCCCGAGAGGGACTACGTGATGCGCGTCCTTGACTCTATCCTCTGA
- a CDS encoding serine/threonine-protein kinase RIO2: MVSKLLALEAYPNLRDLDFRILRGVELNMRHHRWVPLEDIARFTRTDIETASFRLGKLDDWGLVARRSDIGYIGYQLTIHGYDVLAIRALAKKGVIEAINPAHVGVGKDADVYIGMTPSGEKVAVKFNRIGGRTASRRAGYHGHVFQDKRHTSWLYISRLIAKKEYEALTLLSPIARVPRPVAWNRHVVVMEFIEGTELAELRDTDLTREEAKEILDRVLEEYLKIVRFGIVHSDMSEFNVVLTHDEGEILIIDWAQHITTAHPESYELLKRDLRVVLNAFRRRWRVEKRFEDVWPEFEKAWLESRGEG; encoded by the coding sequence ATGGTGAGCAAGCTGCTGGCACTGGAGGCCTATCCCAACCTGCGGGACCTCGACTTCAGGATACTCAGAGGGGTAGAGCTGAACATGCGGCACCACCGCTGGGTGCCGCTGGAGGACATCGCGCGCTTCACGAGAACGGACATCGAGACCGCCTCGTTCAGGCTAGGGAAGCTTGACGACTGGGGGCTCGTGGCCAGGAGGAGCGACATAGGCTACATAGGATACCAGCTCACTATACACGGCTACGACGTCCTCGCCATAAGGGCGCTGGCAAAGAAGGGCGTTATCGAGGCGATAAACCCCGCCCATGTGGGCGTGGGAAAGGACGCCGACGTTTACATCGGAATGACCCCTTCGGGTGAAAAGGTCGCCGTCAAGTTCAACCGCATCGGTGGAAGAACCGCATCGCGGAGGGCAGGCTACCACGGCCACGTCTTCCAGGATAAGCGCCACACGAGCTGGCTCTACATCTCAAGGCTCATCGCGAAGAAGGAGTACGAGGCGCTGACCCTGCTGAGCCCGATAGCCCGGGTGCCGAGGCCGGTAGCATGGAACAGGCACGTGGTCGTCATGGAGTTCATAGAAGGAACAGAGCTGGCGGAGCTTCGCGACACGGACCTGACGCGGGAAGAGGCGAAAGAGATACTCGACCGGGTCCTAGAGGAGTACCTCAAGATAGTCCGCTTCGGCATCGTCCACTCTGACATGAGCGAGTTCAACGTGGTTCTGACCCACGACGAGGGCGAGATACTCATAATCGACTGGGCCCAGCACATAACCACCGCCCACCCGGAGAGCTATGAACTTCTGAAGAGGGACCTGCGGGTGGTGCTGAACGCATTCCGGAGACGGTGGCGTGTGGAGAAGAGGTTTGAGGACGTCTGGCCGGAATTTGAGAAGGCCTGGCTCGAGAGCAGGGGTGAGGGATGA